One genomic window of Halolamina sediminis includes the following:
- a CDS encoding DnaJ domain-containing protein, whose protein sequence is MPADLYDVLGVPADAAAEELKRAYRERVRKYHPDVNDHPEGEAQFKLVKTAHDVLSDPAERKTYDRLGHHEYVEQHLDGLPPVSVFPEEDLPDGTTTDDGSTDSGPSTSEPMDRAAKSSTNSPADTSTDAATSDRSGGSTASTGSSSDYGSTGSSTSTTDSRSSTTGTTTGGKSSTDRSDEAAGTDRDSWDAAASSTQTATADSSVPEGVRRRRGLKRWYGVVVLSLLLYAGGLGAYALPRRAAMRSFVGDVAASPIPTLLGTFPLDSPTEYVLAAARTATAGTPTLGLVLLAGTVLLPLVVLTTVGRFGRGAAWVYALPSIAPALCLAVWPVVAVPTWGALLGLIVLPLLSGGGFLVDVGRYLLATR, encoded by the coding sequence ATGCCGGCGGACCTCTACGACGTTCTCGGTGTCCCCGCCGACGCCGCCGCCGAGGAACTGAAGCGCGCGTACCGGGAGCGTGTCCGAAAGTATCACCCGGACGTGAACGACCACCCAGAAGGCGAGGCGCAGTTCAAGCTCGTCAAGACCGCCCACGACGTGCTCTCGGACCCGGCCGAGCGCAAGACGTACGACCGGCTTGGCCACCACGAGTACGTCGAGCAACACCTCGACGGCCTCCCGCCGGTGTCGGTGTTCCCGGAGGAGGACCTGCCGGACGGCACAACTACCGACGACGGGTCGACGGATAGCGGTCCAAGCACCTCCGAACCGATGGATAGGGCGGCGAAATCGTCGACGAACAGCCCCGCGGATACGTCGACCGACGCCGCCACGAGCGATCGATCCGGCGGCTCCACCGCCTCGACTGGGTCGAGCAGTGACTACGGCAGTACGGGAAGCAGCACGTCGACGACCGACAGTCGTTCGTCGACCACTGGGACGACAACCGGAGGGAAGTCCTCGACTGATCGCAGCGACGAGGCCGCCGGCACGGACCGGGACAGCTGGGACGCCGCCGCCAGTTCGACGCAGACGGCGACAGCCGACTCGTCGGTGCCGGAGGGCGTCCGTCGCCGGCGCGGGCTGAAGCGGTGGTACGGCGTCGTCGTGCTCTCGCTCCTCCTCTATGCGGGCGGCCTCGGCGCGTACGCGCTCCCGCGACGGGCCGCGATGCGCTCGTTCGTCGGCGACGTGGCGGCATCGCCGATCCCGACGCTGCTCGGCACGTTCCCGCTGGACTCGCCCACCGAGTACGTCCTCGCGGCGGCCCGGACGGCGACTGCCGGCACGCCGACGCTGGGGCTGGTGCTGCTCGCCGGGACGGTGCTGCTCCCGCTTGTCGTGCTGACGACCGTCGGGCGGTTCGGGCGCGGCGCCGCGTGGGTGTACGCGCTCCCCTCGATCGCGCCGGCGCTCTGTCTCGCGGTCTGGCCGGTCGTCGCGGTCCCGACGTGGGGCGCGCTGCTGGGCCTGATCGTGCTACCCCTTCTCAGCGGCGGCGGGTTCCTCGTCGACGTGGGGCGGTACCTGCTCGCGACGCGGTGA
- a CDS encoding uracil-DNA glycosylase family protein, translating into MRNVTDRVSNPFGMEPPCDRFVPGYGDANADFHVVGDHPGVHGGADTGVPFTGTPAAERLQDALREAGLLHTVGDEPAVDRTFLSYLHMCVPADDTPSDAEYTEMERYFDAELRAIAAHVLLPVGERATRHVVETFTARAHRTEIEMDRLHGQEILGSGWLVLPIQDPSDWAGDEAERLVESLLELQSTDFRRETDLGRFLPGGESYHVR; encoded by the coding sequence GTGCGAAACGTCACCGACCGGGTCTCAAACCCCTTCGGGATGGAGCCGCCCTGTGACCGCTTCGTCCCCGGCTACGGCGACGCCAACGCCGACTTCCACGTCGTCGGCGACCATCCCGGCGTCCACGGCGGCGCCGATACCGGCGTCCCGTTCACGGGCACGCCGGCGGCCGAACGCCTCCAGGACGCCCTCCGCGAGGCGGGGCTGCTCCACACCGTCGGCGACGAACCCGCGGTCGATCGAACGTTCCTCTCGTACCTCCACATGTGCGTTCCGGCCGACGATACCCCGAGCGACGCCGAGTACACGGAGATGGAGCGGTACTTCGACGCCGAACTCCGCGCGATCGCCGCCCACGTCCTGTTGCCGGTCGGCGAACGCGCGACCCGCCACGTCGTCGAAACGTTCACCGCCCGGGCCCACCGGACCGAGATCGAGATGGACCGCCTCCACGGGCAGGAGATTCTGGGCAGCGGCTGGCTCGTACTCCCGATTCAGGATCCGAGCGATTGGGCGGGAGACGAGGCCGAACGGCTCGTCGAGTCGCTGCTGGAGCTCCAGTCGACTGATTTCCGTCGGGAGACCGACCTCGGGCGGTTCCTCCCCGGCGGGGAGAGCTACCACGTTCGATAG
- a CDS encoding DUF5797 family protein, with protein MSLSDEARERLADIVTLQPTKNKELQDRWGMESGSEVHQYLESELSDYYYRDDDSLIRATAEGVDLVDVEPSVPPEEEGGIPDRIRVPELHVQVLDVLAGPEERSESVVSVLGKLREEFGIDPDVEAVRDALGSLRRKNVVEVEYRTVPTFRLAAERSSFDVETIES; from the coding sequence ATGAGTCTGAGCGACGAGGCCAGAGAGCGCCTCGCCGACATCGTGACCCTCCAGCCGACCAAGAACAAGGAGCTACAGGACCGCTGGGGGATGGAGTCGGGGAGCGAGGTCCACCAGTATCTCGAATCGGAGCTGAGCGACTACTACTACCGCGACGACGACAGCCTGATCCGGGCGACTGCCGAGGGCGTCGATCTCGTTGACGTTGAGCCCAGCGTCCCCCCGGAGGAGGAGGGCGGGATCCCCGACCGCATCAGGGTTCCCGAACTCCACGTGCAGGTGCTCGACGTGCTCGCGGGCCCCGAGGAGCGCTCCGAGAGCGTCGTGAGCGTGCTCGGGAAGCTCCGGGAGGAGTTCGGCATCGACCCCGACGTCGAGGCCGTGCGGGACGCGCTGGGCAGCCTCCGGCGGAAGAACGTCGTCGAGGTGGAGTACCGGACGGTGCCGACGTTCCGGCTCGCTGCCGAGCGCTCGTCGTTCGACGTCGAGACGATCGAGAGCTGA